Proteins encoded together in one Rhipicephalus sanguineus isolate Rsan-2018 chromosome 9, BIME_Rsan_1.4, whole genome shotgun sequence window:
- the LOC119405021 gene encoding G-protein coupled receptor moody isoform X1 produces MTAPANPVQFSLLAFLSVLGSAVNLATAWALLRDARLRGRATSCFLVNLSLADLAFSLFNGPLDSAVFYYAGGWTHGHRLCVAAALVRHVAVGSSLASIQLITLNRYTSVVKPRSYARIFSPGSCLLMAALCWVLPAGLLLPAALAVPGASLGWDKKLESCTVMPSPVYRPVIYLGSALLPLLLFAACYPRLFLALRHSRRRLTSHLGTLQSIAMQPSTSAPDLSREPMQPARSNSICAGRGRERQLLGVLGAILCSFCICYLPLLISVGLNQTPPLVVHGLFYAAPCINPLVYVAMSRDYRRAYAALFCCGGGDGGHSTEG; encoded by the exons ATGACTGCTCCGGCGAACCCAGTGCAATTTTCGTTGCTGGCCTTCCTATCTGTGCTAGGCAGTGCGGTAAATTTGGCCACGGCTTGGGCCTTGCTCAGAGACGCGCGACTGCGCGGTCGGGCGACCAGTTGCTTCCTGGTCAACCTGTCGCTGGCTGACCTGGCTTTCAGTCTGTTCAACGGGCCCTTGGATTCGGCCGTCTTCTACTACG CAGGTGGCTGGACGCACGGTCATCGGCTCTGCGTAGCGGCCGCCCTGGTGCGCCACGTTGCCGTGGGCAGCTCGCTGGCCAGCATCCAGCTCATCACGCTGAACCGGTACACCAGTGTTGTGAAGCCGAGGTCCTACGCTCGCATATTCAGCCCCGGCAGCTGTCTCCTCATGGCCGCCCTGTGCTGGGTGCTGCCGGCGGGACTGCTGCTTCCCGCCGCACTGGCGGTGCCCGGCGCCAGCTTGGGCTGGGACAAGAAGCTCGAGAGCTGCACCGTCATGCCCAGTCCCGTGTACCGGCCCGTGATCTACCTGGGCTcggcgctgctgccgctgctgctgttcGCCGCCTGCTATCCGAGGCTCTTTCTGGCTCTGCGCCACTCGCGCCGGAGACTCACGTCCCACCTGGGGACGTTGCA GTCCATAGCGATGCAGCCTTCGACCAGCGCTCCGGACTTGAGCCGGGAGCCGATGCAGCCGGCACGTTCCAACTCGATCTGCGCGGGCCGCGGTCGAGAGCGTCAACTGCTCGGGGTGCTGGGCGCCATCCTGTGTTCCTTCTGCATCTGCTACCTGCCGCTGCTCATCAGCGTGGGACTCAACCAGACGCCGCCGCTCGTTGTGCACGGTCTGTTCTACGCGGCACCGTGCATCAACCCGCTCGTCTACGTGGCCATGAGCCGGGACTACCGGAGGGCGTACGCGGCACTCTTCTGTTGCGGTGGTGGCGACGGCGGACATTCGACCGAGGGTTGA
- the LOC119405021 gene encoding G-protein coupled receptor moody isoform X2: MTAPANPVQFSLLAFLSVLGSAVNLATAWALLRDARLRGRATSCFLVNLSLADLAFSLFNGPLDSAVFYYGGWTHGHRLCVAAALVRHVAVGSSLASIQLITLNRYTSVVKPRSYARIFSPGSCLLMAALCWVLPAGLLLPAALAVPGASLGWDKKLESCTVMPSPVYRPVIYLGSALLPLLLFAACYPRLFLALRHSRRRLTSHLGTLQSIAMQPSTSAPDLSREPMQPARSNSICAGRGRERQLLGVLGAILCSFCICYLPLLISVGLNQTPPLVVHGLFYAAPCINPLVYVAMSRDYRRAYAALFCCGGGDGGHSTEG, from the exons ATGACTGCTCCGGCGAACCCAGTGCAATTTTCGTTGCTGGCCTTCCTATCTGTGCTAGGCAGTGCGGTAAATTTGGCCACGGCTTGGGCCTTGCTCAGAGACGCGCGACTGCGCGGTCGGGCGACCAGTTGCTTCCTGGTCAACCTGTCGCTGGCTGACCTGGCTTTCAGTCTGTTCAACGGGCCCTTGGATTCGGCCGTCTTCTACTACG GTGGCTGGACGCACGGTCATCGGCTCTGCGTAGCGGCCGCCCTGGTGCGCCACGTTGCCGTGGGCAGCTCGCTGGCCAGCATCCAGCTCATCACGCTGAACCGGTACACCAGTGTTGTGAAGCCGAGGTCCTACGCTCGCATATTCAGCCCCGGCAGCTGTCTCCTCATGGCCGCCCTGTGCTGGGTGCTGCCGGCGGGACTGCTGCTTCCCGCCGCACTGGCGGTGCCCGGCGCCAGCTTGGGCTGGGACAAGAAGCTCGAGAGCTGCACCGTCATGCCCAGTCCCGTGTACCGGCCCGTGATCTACCTGGGCTcggcgctgctgccgctgctgctgttcGCCGCCTGCTATCCGAGGCTCTTTCTGGCTCTGCGCCACTCGCGCCGGAGACTCACGTCCCACCTGGGGACGTTGCA GTCCATAGCGATGCAGCCTTCGACCAGCGCTCCGGACTTGAGCCGGGAGCCGATGCAGCCGGCACGTTCCAACTCGATCTGCGCGGGCCGCGGTCGAGAGCGTCAACTGCTCGGGGTGCTGGGCGCCATCCTGTGTTCCTTCTGCATCTGCTACCTGCCGCTGCTCATCAGCGTGGGACTCAACCAGACGCCGCCGCTCGTTGTGCACGGTCTGTTCTACGCGGCACCGTGCATCAACCCGCTCGTCTACGTGGCCATGAGCCGGGACTACCGGAGGGCGTACGCGGCACTCTTCTGTTGCGGTGGTGGCGACGGCGGACATTCGACCGAGGGTTGA